The genomic stretch CCCTGTAATATACCCTGATCCTgctgtattttgctttttagttGTTCTATAAACTAGCACAGGCAACCACGAGGGTAAaggtttttgtctattttgttctctACTGCATCCCCAGCGTGTAAAAGGCCCTCACCAAACActtgctgaacaaatgaatgaatgaacaaatgaagaacaTTTTGGGCTTGGTAGAGCTGACAAAGGCCAGATAATTGATCACAACACCCTTACTACACCCAAGGCCCTGTGAGATCAAACTGTCCCTCCTCTTGTTCTTctcttcaggtcctctgctccAACTTCACTGACCTCTCCTGGTGCTCCTCCACTCACCATGATCATGACCACCTCAGGACCTTGGCACTTGctattctctctgcctgaaaCAATCCATCCAGATCATTACATGGTTGTTTCACCTGTGAAGTTGCCCATCAGGCACAGGGAGaacccagaaaacaaaactgaCCTTATTCACTAGTTTTGAACTCTCCTCAACTAGACTGTAAAACCCACAAAATGAAAGACTGCATCTTCTCCTTCATCTCTGTATGCCCTGCACCTAGAacactaaatgaatgaatgtatgtatgcatgcattaATGCCTGGGGAAGAGAAGAGGTCAGACCACAGAAAGGCTGGGGGTCTTCTCTGGGGTGTTCAGGGGATGAAATGAAGTTGGGTGAGAAGTGGCAGGAGAGAGTTGTTGCCGCTGGGGAAAGAGGTGCAGCCTAAGGGAGAGCCTCAAGGGGTGGGGGCGAGGGCTGTTCCCCCAGAGGACTGAGGGCAGGGACTGCCccgatgggggggggggggggaggcggggcacAAGCATTTCATCAGAGCCTGGAGCTACACCGGGCAGCTATTTTACCTGAAGGGGGAGAGGATATGGGTGAGAGCAGAACTCTAGAGGGAGCTATTCtattggtgggggggggggggctgaaggGGTATTCTCAAGTACTGCGGGAGGGTGGTGCAGAAGGACAAAAAGGCATTGCGGCTGCAGACTGGAAGAGAAAGTATTCttccgcggggagggggcgggcgcgggTGCAGGAGACCTGGAGGCTGCTGTGTGTGCAGAGGAAAGAGGGCAGGTCTGCAGCAGCGCACCAGTGCAACACTCCGAACCGACAGTCCGCGGGCAGCTGCCCCCATGAGGCTGGTGCCGATCGGAGGGCTGTCCCAGAGGCAGCAATGACAGGAGATTATGCAGAAGCGAGCCTCCGAAGAAGCATTCATGGGGGGCCCTAGCAGCCGTGTAAGGGATCGCCACAAACCAGAGTGCTCCGGCAGTCGTCCTGCACGGGGgcgttgcggggggggggggggggggcagatgtCTGGAAAGGTCTCACAGGGGGCATGACCGTGGACCCCCGGAGAGGGCCCGGCGAGAGAGGTACTGACAGGGACGTTCTGGGGACCAGAGTGGGCCAAGGcgggaccccccgcccccgttTCCCCCAGGCCCCCGGGCCACGCGCCCCGTCACTCACCGGCGCAGGGGTCTCCGCCGGGAGGAGGCCGAGGAGGCGGAGGAGACGCCGCCGCTCCGGGGAGACCCGAGGGCCCGACCGGAAgtgccgccccctccccctccccggcagCCCCGCGCCGcctgcctgcccgcccgcccggaAGCGGAAGTCGCGCCCGTCTCCGAGGCGCCGGCGTGGAGGAGCGGAAAGAGGGGGCGGCCTTGGCGACCGGGAAAAGAAACTGCGCCTGCGCGCTGGCTCGGAGACGCGGACGGGGAAAGCCTAAACCGCTTCCGGTAGCCGAGCTGAGCAACGTGCGCCTGCGCTCTGAACGCCCGCCTCCTAGGGCACCGCCCACACGATCCGGACATCCGGTTAGACCACGCCCCGCTCATAAGTCTCGCACTTAAGCCCCGCCCCCTTTCGGATTCACGCCCATTTTCCTGGCTTAATTACTGAAGCCCCGCCCATTGCCTCAAAATCCGTCCTCCTCGCCCCAGTACGCTAGGGCTTTCTCCTGTTCTTCCCCACCTCCGAGTCCCCAAGAATtccacctctccctcctcagCCCCGCCCACAGCCCCAGCTCTTTCTTTTAAGCCGTGCTTCTCAGACGTTTTTAGGCTGCACCAAACCCCTTGCgtcagccccgcccctccctaCTAACTGCCCTGTCTCAGGGGTTTCCTTTCCTTACCCCTTCCTAGGTACCCGGATCCTAGGCACCCCCTCGGTCTGAACATCATGCCCACCTCTCTGCATCTTTAACAGTTCCCGCCTCTCCTAACATCTTGCTCTCCTCTCAGATAAACCCTTTTCGTTCCTTCTAAATCTATACCTTCTACCTGCCCACCGCTAAACCAATGTCAGCCCCACCTTGTTCGCAGCACTTTCCCTAAGCTTCgcccctccggccccgcccctcctggcTACACCTCTCACCTTTGCCGGTCCTCTCACCTTCTACCCACGCCTTACCCAAGTTATCGGTTCTGCCCACAACCCTCACCTCAGTTTTTCCTACAGTGTCAGGATAAAAAGATGGGGCAAAGTAGTGAGTGCACTTCCAAGAATCTGGCTGGAATGGGGCAAGGGGACCTAGAGTCATGTTTGCACAGAGGTTTCAGTGTTTTAGAGTGGATATTTACATGGAGTACGTGAGGTCCGCTGGAGATGAGGGAGGGGGCAAAGGCTTCCCGCAAGCCAGTTTTCAGCGCCAGGCGTGATAACAAGGCACATAAGATGAGGGTTCCTCCAAACTCCATGCACTCCCATCAGGGTGACATAGGGACAGGAGGGCATTTGAAGGAAGGGCCAGCCCTGGTAGCATCACTGAATACACACAGGAAGCCAGTAGGCAGAGATTTATTTCCAAGGCCCCTACCTCCAGGGGCCTGTCAGTCCGGGGGAGGGTGGCAGAAGGCAGCAGGACCCAAGAGTTCAGGTCCTCACCCTCAACCCCCTCCCACAACGAGAGGACCACCAGGTATGAGGGGGGCCCAGCTCTCCTGCCCAGGCTCAGCACCAGCTGAACTCCCAGCTGTAAACCTGACCTGGGGAGCCATGGCCCAGGATCAAGCCAGCTCTTTCTCCTCCggctcctcctccacctcctcctcagcccctgtTGTAGCCGGAATGCCCTCCTCGTCCCACGGTGGTTCAGGCCCTGGGTCCGGGGAACACAGGGGCACCCCCATGGCCTCGGGGTGCTTGCGCTTGGCATGGCGCCGGAGCGTGTTGGCCTCCGTGAAGCGCAGCCGGCAGACAGGGCACTGGTAGGGGCGCTCCCCAGAGTGGACACGGTGGTGGTGGGCCAGCTCGCCCGCCTCACGGAAGCGGCGGGGGCAGAGTGGGCAGCGGAAAGGCCGCAGGCCGGCATGGATGTTGCAGTGCCGCCGGAGGTGGCTGGACCTCTTGAAGGTCTTGCCGCAATCCTTGCACTCATGCGGCTTCAGCTCTGAGTGTGAGATGCTGTGGCGTTCCAGGTCGGAGAGGTAGGGGAAGGCCCGCAGGCACACCGGGCAGAAGTGTGGGGCCTTCTTAGGGCCAGAGCCCTCAGGCAAACCTGCCGCTGACCCCTCAGAGACGGTATAGGGTACACCCTGATCATCGATCAACAGGAGGTCGCTGCCACCGCCGCTGCCCACAGGGGCTGTCACCCCCTGTGCCAGCGGGGGCTCCTGCCCTGACTTGGGGGGGCGGCCCCGCTTGCGAGGGAGGGTGGCCTTGAGCGTCTGATTCGAGGAGGTGGCCCCACCGGGACGCCGGCCTCGGCGGCCCCGGGGAACAGGAGAAGGTAAGGCCAGAggtttctcttcctcccctggcAAAGGCGAAGGCAACGGGTCTGGGCTGGGGATGTCCATTGAGCAGTGGGGGACTTGGGTCTGGGCACTGGAGCCGGGCTAAGAGGAGAGAGGGGGCAGCCGTCAGTGCAGGGAGGGTCTGGAGCATCCCTTGTCCCCCAACACCTCGCCCATCCCTTGGTCCGAGTCTCTTGACCTGGGCATGGCCGACATTCACCTGGACAGTTATAGCCACACTGGTGGGTAAAACAGCAAGGTATTCTGTAACAGTTGGTGAGCAGACACtgaactgagccacacaggcatcccctaAGCCTCCCTAACCCCTCTCCTGGAAGTTTAGGGTCAACTTcaactgaaataaagaaaaatcttcatgGGAGGATAGGATAGATCCAACTAAGGGTAAGGGCTGGTATTTCGATCCTCAAAACAAGAGCCCATCACGCCTGAGCCATGGAGGCCCAGAAATGTTTTGTCCCGACTGACCAAGTGGGAGGAGTGGGAGTTTAGGACTAGAAGAAAGGGACTGGTCCCAGGAGATGTTTGGCCCCGAGTCGTGGATGAAGAAATAGAACTCAAGAGTCTGGGTTCCCAAGTCAGAGGTTCTGAGTTCAATTTCGAGGTCTATCACTTACTCTCTGTGTGGTCTGGGGCAAAGTGCTcgtttctctgagcctcagttaagCCTTTCGCAAAACAGGATGAATAGCTCCACCTATTCACAGTCATGTTATTTGGATAATACACATAAAGTGCTCAGTGCAGAAGTGATGTATCAACCTGTGTTATCTGGGTGAGTGGCAGCCTCACATCAACTCTCTGGATAATGGCacatcatccccattttgcaacTGGGGTAACAGAGGCACAGGAAAGCCAAGTCAGTTGTCCAAGCCCTCCCTGCCAATAAGTAGCAGGACCAAGACCCGAAGCAGATCTCAAGGACCCCAACAGTCTTGGGAGTTTGAAGACATGGATCCAGAAGACAAGGGGACCTGAAGGAGTCCCTTACACTCGTGCTAGTCTCCAGGTCTGCCGCTAACTAACAAGTGACTGTTTCTCTGAGCCAGTTTCCACCTCTGTAAAGTGCACATAGCAGTGTTGTCAGTTGGTGATACGAAGCACTCtacaaaccaccaccaccaccaccaccaccaccaccaccaccaccaccaccaccaccaccgggAACCAGCACCTCCGATCCCAGAGCCTGGGACCAGGAGACTAAGATGTCACacaggagaaagggaggaaagcaaAGGTGCAGTTAGTAGCGGGGCTGCAGGTGTCACTGCTCCCCTTGGACAGGGCACGCACACGGGAGACGAGAGAGCGGCCAGCACTTCTCCACGATCACAAGATTCGCTTGGGCAAGAAGGTCTGGACTAGAACCCAGgtccctggaatcatgccctggcccctggcccctccgTCGCCCCCGTTCAAGCGCGCGCCCGCCGGCCCGAGCGCGCGGGGCGGGCCCTGCGGGGGCGGCGGCCAATGAGCGGCTCGCGGGCCGCGGACGGCGAGGGCCGCCAGGAAGGGGGTCTGCGCGCGCGCGCCCGGGCCGCCTCCGCGGGGCGCGAGGTCGGCACGCGCGCGCGCGGGCGCAGAGGCAGGTGTGGGGCGCGCTCCAGGAGTGCGCggccccaggcctcccctccctcctctcccctctccccgcccGGACCCCCGCCTCTCGGGTACCTCATTTGCATGTCGCCTGGGCTCGCGAGTGTGCGCGCGCGGGGGCGACGGGGCCGGTGCGTGGGAAAGGGCGGGGGCCAGGGGGCCCTGCCCCTCGGCGGCGCGCGCGGGGACAGCCccgccctctccctcctcctccctcctccatccccctccctccgCTATACCCTCTCCGTCGGGCCTGCGCCCGCGGGAAACAAAGAGGACGCGCTGGGTCCTAAGAACCGCTTACATCCTCGCAGGGAAAACGCGCCCGTGCGCCCGTGGCCCTCACCGGCCCCGAGCGGGAAATAACCCCACCAACACATTCCCCAACCTTGTAGGAAAATCTGTCCTCTCACAAAGCACCCAGCAGGGTGACCCAATCAAAGGTACCGCAGGGATGAGAAGCGGGAAAATGGCTGCTAGTTCCCATAATTAACATGGCGCCTGGTAGGCTTCAAAGCGCCCAGGAGCGCAGACAAGATGGAGCCTGCTCTTTACTCTGAGCGCTACCACAGTCGCCGAACTTCGATTTTTCCGTTCTCCTGATGCAACTCCACTAGGAGGAGCGTGGGGCTGCGAAAAGAGAATCAAATCTGCTCTCATTCACGTTAACACCCGTCAGGGCAGGGACGGAGAAGAGGCAGCGCAGAGAACTGGCTGCCCTTAGTCTGCATGGCGCAGGAgtcgccccaggccccgcccccaccctgccctcaccCAAGATGGCGGCGCCCTGGCTTCTCCAACCTCCAGGGCTAGGGGAAGGCACGGGAAGCAGAGAagggcgggggagagggggaagccaAGGGGGCGGGAGAAAGGAGGAGTGTGGGGAAGAAGGGAGCCGAGGCGGAAGTCGAGGGGCCCCCAGGTGGAAGTGACGCTGCCCCCGCTGCCCAAAATGTCGGCGCCCAGAGGGAGGTGTAAGTAATTAAAGAGAAAAGCCGACTGACTTTCCCGGCCCCCTGGGCCCGCCCCAGGGCTCCAGAACCCCCGCTCCGAACGAGCGAGGTGGGCCCGCCCCGCTGCGGGTCCCGCCTGGGCTGCTCGtgccccgggcgccccgggccgCACCTTttaggggcaggggggaggggcacaaaAGGCCGGTACTCGGGGCCTTGGTCCCAGAGCCGacgtggggggggggtgggcagccctgCGGGCTACTGGGTGGGAAGGAGGCGGGGCTTCGTGGCGGCGGGGGCGGAGCAACCGCAGGGAGGAGCTTCCAGAGTGGGCGTGGCTTGGGATGGAAATGGGCCGGGCTTGAAAGATAGACGGGACCTACCTGGGGCTGAGTGGAGGAACCGAGCTCAGGGCAAAGGCGGGCACAGCTTAGAGCAGAAGGGGAATCGTTCGTCTGGGAGTGCGCACGGGGAGGTGATGGGACTGAGGTGTGTGATTTGGCTAGTCCTGGTGGAATTAACAAGTCTCCGGAACGGGAGTGCGGTGACttaggggggtggggaggcgctCCCAGTAGAGGGCtgagaaagggggggggaggggagaggtctTGCAGAGGACCGGGCTTCCTCACAAGTCAGAGTTCAGGGAAAAACTGAATGCAGCTTTGGAGGCGGACCTTAGCGGAGAATGCTTGGTGGGACTTGGGAAACTCAGAGGAACTTAGCAGACTGTCCTAATCAGAACAGCTTACCTGCTGAGCACTCGTTGCGCCCCTGCCTACGTACGTAAGCTCCCAGTATGCATTGCCAGTTTTGCCTAATGCTCACCTCCACTGCATGAGGTAGGTACTCCTGCTATCCCTATGCTGCAGATGGACCGAGTTTTACTTGGTCTCACTGGAGGTTCCAGGGCCCCCACACCTTTGTCCTCTCATTCCCTAGGAATGTGACTCTTTGTCTGAAGATGACTTTCACTCATGAAGAAGAGTGGGAGGGCCTTTCAGAGGGGAAGGGTCTTATCTAGGAATACAAGAGGCTTTGGGAACTGTGTGGGGGGGACCTTGGGAAGACTAGGTGGTACCTGACTGGGAGTAGGCGTGGCTTACCAACAGTGGGCGGAGTTTATATTGGAGTGGGCACGGCTTACCAACAGTGGATGGAGTTTAGAGAGGAGTGGGGAGTCCATTGGAAAAGAAAGTGAGAGGCTTAAAAACCGTCCAGTAGGGTGGAAACCATCTGGCCGGCATGGGAAAGATCGgcagaggagtgggaggagggttTGTAGGGGAGTGGGAGGGGCTTAAGGGACGGTGAGTGTGGCTTGGAGGGAAGTGGGAAGGGTTCCCAGGGGGAAAAGGGTGGGTGTGTGagtccagggagcctgatggagagGGCTCGTGGGGAGCTGACTACCTCACTTGCCATCCGTGTCTCCCCCTTGCTCCAGAGATAGCCTCCACTTGCCACTGCCCTCGCACCACGCCACCATGGATGATGCCCCACTGCCAGTGCCCCCGgtccctgccccggccccggccccagcacCTCCCGCTGCCGCTCCCCGGGTCCCATTTCACTGCAGTGAGTGTGGGAAGAGCTTCCGCTACCGCTCGGACCTTCGGCGCCACTTCGCCCGGCACACTGCACTCAAACCCCACGCATGTCCACGCTGTGGCAAGGGCTTCAAACACAGCTTCAACCTGGCCAACCACCTGCGTTCGCACACCGGCGAACGGCCCTACCGCTGCTCTGCCTGCCCTAAAGGGTTCCGAGACTCCACCGGCCTGCTGCACCACCAGGTGAGTCCAACAGGCTGGCCACCGTGGGAGTCACAGGGCTCCTCACTGGACAGCAGAGAACACTGTATTTTCTCACTTAGCCTTACAGTTCTCCAGGCAGGAACTACCAATCAAAAGGACTCGTCGCTCCAAATCTCCCTCTTCTACTCCCAGACTTTTAAATAAACCACAGAGGCCAATATCAGTAAAGCACAGTCTTGCACCATACATTGGCCACATGACAAGTACCAGTCGCTCATGGCTGCCTCGTTGGTCAGTGGCAAATATAGAATGTTTCCATCAtttcagaaagttctttttttttttaagatttatttatttatttatttatttatttatttatttattcatgataaacacagagagaggcagagagacaggaggagggagaagcaggctccatgccaggagcccgacgcggaactcgatcctgggaccccaggatcgcaccctgggccaaaggcaggcactaaaccgctgagccacccagggatccccatttcagAAAGTTCTTTTGGACAGTTTTTGCTCTAGAAGTTTGGGCATTTATCTTAAAAAGCCACCTCCCAGCCCagggaattatatatatatttttaaagattttatttattcatgatagtcacacagagagagacagagaggcagagacacaggcagagggagaagcaggctccatgcagggaacccgacgtgagattcaatcctgggtctccaggatcacaccccaggccgaaggcaggcgccaaaccgctgcgccacccagggatcccagcccagGGAATTATAA from Canis lupus dingo isolate Sandy chromosome 1, ASM325472v2, whole genome shotgun sequence encodes the following:
- the ZNF524 gene encoding zinc finger protein 524, whose product is MDIPSPDPLPSPLPGEEEKPLALPSPVPRGRRGRRPGGATSSNQTLKATLPRKRGRPPKSGQEPPLAQGVTAPVGSGGGSDLLLIDDQGVPYTVSEGSAAGLPEGSGPKKAPHFCPVCLRAFPYLSDLERHSISHSELKPHECKDCGKTFKRSSHLRRHCNIHAGLRPFRCPLCPRRFREAGELAHHHRVHSGERPYQCPVCRLRFTEANTLRRHAKRKHPEAMGVPLCSPDPGPEPPWDEEGIPATTGAEEEVEEEPEEKELA